A window of Candidatus Thorarchaeota archaeon genomic DNA:
GGGGGACAAGTACTCGTTGTCTGCGGGTATGCAACAGCCGCCCATGAGTTGGGCAATCCTGGACATTACTGAGTGGAGATTATATGCCTCCATGCGGAGACGGAGAGCTTGAGGTCGGCCCGACACTTCATGAGACCTCAAGGAGTGACCCCAGTGCCGTTTCTGGGAGTGACAAGACTCCTGTGTCTAACTTTGTCCAACTGAAGATAAACGGTTAGAAATCGCATCCGGTCATCATCCTTGTCATGATTCGAGCGTTTCCGTGCAACTCACCAAGTACTCTCGTCCATAGTCATCGAGGCTGTTGCCTCCAATCAGAAATGAGTTGAACGAGAGTCGGCTTTCCAGAACCCGGCGGCCTTGTGATGGCCAAGAACTCACCTCTCCCATTCTTGACACAGGCACTGTCGAGCGGTCTCACAGTGCCCCGTCCCAGTTGGTACTCGACTACGTCAGTCAACTATCACTGCAGAGCGCTTGGAGTGGGCTGAATCTCCTGCTCATGGCAGTTTCACTCTACCTTCGCAGCTCTTCACAGAACTTGTCTGTTAGCTCGAACCGTTCATCTGCATGGAGAAGCAGCTCCTCATGCACTGTGACATTGAGATTCGCGGTCTTGCGTCTGCAATAGACCACTCTGACTGTTCCGCCTGCATCTTTCACCGCCTGCACCGCAGGAACGAAGTCACTGTCACCGGCAATCAGTATGAAATAACGTCCATCCTTCTTCAGTGCCAGCTGCACCATTTTGAGTGATAGGAGTACGTCTACAAGCTTCTGAACGAATACAGGTGTGCTGCTGTTCTGAAGCCAGATTGGTTGCGTTCTGCCCAGACATACTTCGGTTCTGTCTAGGAATCTTATGGCATCTAAAAATCTTTGTTTGGCGTCGTATCGCTGTATCTGCTCTCTAGTAGGTTGGGCAGGCTTCCATGGGAGAGCATCGAAGTAGTAGGTTCTCTTCCGGGTGAAATCAGGTTCACAGACCTTGTCGAACAGCTTTCCTAAATCGATGTCCC
This region includes:
- a CDS encoding NYN domain-containing protein produces the protein MYSRPEAFVIVDGGYMAKTNEVLGRDIDLGKLFDKVCEPDFTRKRTYYFDALPWKPAQPTREQIQRYDAKQRFLDAIRFLDRTEVCLGRTQPIWLQNSSTPVFVQKLVDVLLSLKMVQLALKKDGRYFILIAGDSDFVPAVQAVKDAGGTVRVVYCRRKTANLNVTVHEELLLHADERFELTDKFCEELRR